Proteins from a single region of Runella sp. SP2:
- a CDS encoding homogentisate 1,2-dioxygenase, whose amino-acid sequence MPIYHKLGKILPKRHTQFRKPDGGLYYEQLFGTIGFDGMSALMYHVHRPTMIREVLSETDVNPKIAISKSIKPRLLKGFQLPAEDDFLESRKVLLANADVHIGLAAPRQSLRSYFYKNADADELLFIHQGTGILRTQLGNIPFEYGDYLVIPRGMIYQIDFDGTDNRILFAESFHPIYTPKRYRNWFGQLLEHSPFCERDYKLPQELETHDEKGDFVLKIKKQGILYELLYPTHPFDVVGWDGYNFPYGFSIHNFEPITGRIHQPPPVHQTFETKAFVVCSFCPRLYDYHPQAIPAPYNHSNIDSDEMLYYVDGDFMSRNNIEKGHITLHPGGIPHGPAPGAYERSIGKTSTEELAVMIDTFRPLALTEEALKLDDGKYYQSWIE is encoded by the coding sequence ATGCCTATTTACCACAAACTCGGAAAAATTCTACCCAAACGGCATACGCAGTTTCGTAAGCCCGACGGTGGGTTGTATTACGAACAATTGTTTGGCACCATCGGATTTGATGGGATGTCGGCGCTGATGTACCACGTGCATCGTCCCACTATGATTCGTGAGGTTTTGTCCGAAACCGATGTAAATCCCAAAATTGCTATTTCAAAAAGTATCAAGCCTCGTCTGTTGAAAGGGTTTCAACTTCCCGCTGAGGACGATTTTTTAGAAAGCCGCAAGGTGTTATTGGCAAATGCTGATGTTCACATTGGCTTAGCGGCACCGCGTCAATCGCTCCGCTCCTATTTTTACAAAAATGCTGATGCCGACGAGCTACTTTTCATTCACCAAGGGACGGGGATTTTACGGACGCAACTGGGTAACATTCCATTTGAATATGGCGACTATTTAGTCATTCCGAGAGGCATGATTTACCAAATTGACTTCGATGGCACTGACAATCGGATTTTGTTTGCCGAGTCGTTTCACCCCATTTACACGCCGAAAAGGTATAGAAATTGGTTTGGTCAATTGCTTGAACATTCGCCCTTTTGTGAGCGGGATTACAAGCTCCCCCAAGAGCTCGAAACGCACGACGAAAAGGGCGATTTTGTCCTAAAAATAAAAAAACAGGGTATTTTGTACGAACTCCTCTACCCTACGCATCCGTTTGACGTGGTCGGTTGGGATGGATATAATTTCCCTTATGGGTTTTCGATTCATAATTTTGAACCTATAACTGGTCGGATTCATCAACCGCCGCCAGTGCACCAAACATTTGAGACAAAGGCATTTGTGGTTTGTTCGTTCTGCCCACGTCTGTACGACTATCACCCGCAGGCCATTCCTGCTCCTTACAATCATTCAAATATTGATTCAGACGAAATGCTGTATTACGTTGATGGCGATTTTATGAGTCGGAATAACATTGAAAAAGGACACATTACGCTCCACCCTGGAGGAATCCCGCACGGGCCAGCGCCAGGCGCTTACGAACGCAGCATTGGCAAAACTTCTACGGAAGAACTAGCAGTCATGATTGATACGTTCCGTCCCCTTGCGCTTACGGAAGAGGCGTTGAAATTGGATGATGGGAAGTACTATCAAAGTTGGATTGAGTGA
- a CDS encoding GxxExxY protein: MSQIITKKIINDLTYQIIGAAIEVHKVLGPGLLESNYEKALIHELSLRGLRTKSQQTIQVPYKEILLDCELRYDILVEDLVLVENKAVLDMHPIFEATLLTYMKHLKIPKGILINFHVLNIFSSGQKTFVNEYFRELPEL, encoded by the coding sequence ATGAGTCAAATAATCACAAAAAAGATAATCAATGACCTGACTTACCAAATCATTGGAGCTGCGATTGAAGTTCATAAAGTCCTAGGTCCTGGCCTGTTAGAAAGCAATTACGAAAAGGCATTAATTCATGAGCTTTCACTTCGTGGATTACGCACAAAAAGTCAACAAACGATTCAGGTACCATATAAGGAAATTTTGCTTGATTGTGAACTTCGATACGACATCCTCGTCGAAGACCTGGTGTTAGTGGAAAATAAGGCCGTCTTGGACATGCACCCTATTTTTGAAGCAACCTTATTGACCTATATGAAACACCTGAAAATTCCCAAAGGTATCCTAATCAACTTTCATGTTTTGAACATTTTTAGCAGTGGACAGAAAACGTTTGTGAATGAGTATTTTCGAGAATTACCTGAATTATAG
- the fahA gene encoding fumarylacetoacetase, with protein MNFSLDTIPFGIFSVKNRRKKVATIIENQVVDLAELAHLGYFDALKIPKRVFTNDYLNDFISLGKAKTNAVRAHLKELLKQPTQLPASVFHEVADVLLHLPVKIGDYTDFYSSEQHATNVGMMFRDPDKALLPNWKHLPVAYHGRASSIFVSGTNFHRPKGQLCPDESQPPFFSPTKRLDIELEMATVIGKTNPIGQAIDVNKAEEYIFGFQLFNDWSARDIQKWEYVPLGPFLAKNFFSSVSPWVVPIEALAPFQVASEEQTPPVLPYLQEKNRHFFDVELEVILQTASGTEIKLCHSNFKHLYWTVAQQIAHHTVNGCNLNVGDLLASGTISGKEPDSFGSLLELTWGGKKPILLPDGTERRFLEDFDTIIIRGYAEKEGVRVDFGEVRNTVLPAV; from the coding sequence ATGAACTTTTCCCTCGATACCATCCCTTTTGGCATTTTTTCGGTTAAAAATCGCCGTAAAAAAGTAGCAACTATTATTGAAAATCAAGTAGTTGACTTGGCAGAATTAGCCCATTTGGGGTACTTCGATGCCCTTAAAATCCCCAAAAGGGTTTTTACAAACGACTACCTCAATGATTTCATTTCACTGGGTAAAGCGAAAACCAATGCCGTTCGGGCGCACCTAAAGGAACTTTTAAAACAGCCTACTCAGCTCCCAGCATCCGTCTTTCATGAAGTGGCTGATGTGCTGCTTCATTTACCCGTTAAAATTGGGGATTATACCGATTTTTACTCCTCTGAGCAGCACGCCACCAACGTTGGGATGATGTTTCGCGACCCCGACAAAGCACTATTGCCCAATTGGAAGCATCTTCCAGTAGCCTATCACGGGCGTGCCAGTTCGATTTTTGTGTCGGGCACAAATTTTCATCGTCCCAAAGGGCAACTTTGTCCCGACGAAAGTCAGCCTCCTTTTTTCTCACCCACCAAACGCCTCGACATTGAACTTGAAATGGCCACGGTCATTGGCAAAACCAATCCGATTGGACAGGCCATTGACGTGAACAAAGCCGAAGAGTATATATTTGGTTTTCAACTATTTAATGATTGGTCTGCCCGCGACATTCAAAAATGGGAGTACGTACCCCTTGGGCCTTTTTTGGCCAAAAACTTCTTTTCATCCGTATCGCCTTGGGTCGTACCCATTGAAGCTTTAGCTCCTTTCCAAGTGGCTAGCGAAGAACAAACTCCTCCAGTCTTGCCCTACCTTCAAGAAAAAAACAGGCACTTTTTCGACGTAGAGTTGGAAGTAATTTTGCAAACGGCTTCGGGCACTGAAATCAAACTATGCCATTCTAATTTTAAACATTTGTACTGGACAGTCGCCCAGCAAATTGCCCACCATACCGTGAATGGGTGTAATTTAAACGTCGGAGATTTACTTGCATCGGGCACTATTTCAGGAAAAGAACCCGACAGTTTTGGGTCTTTGTTAGAACTAACCTGGGGAGGCAAAAAACCGATTCTGTTACCTGACGGTACAGAACGACGTTTTTTAGAAGATTTTGACACCATCATCATTCGAGGCTATGCCGAAAAAGAAGGGGTTCGAGTTGATTTTGGAGAGGTGAGAAATACTGTGTTGCCTGCTGTTTAA
- a CDS encoding DUF1593 domain-containing protein gives MRKNVLLLCAIFIWGANIGFTQSPKPRTIVTTDGELDDVDSFIRMLLYSNEYKVEGLIVSSSQWHYKGDGKGTKFTSEMEMTKKMYGERTELRWPGEQWIYDLVDAYGKVYPNLIKHSKDFPTHKYLRDRIRIGNIDFEGEMAKDTPGSDFIKAKLLDDDMTPLYLQVWGGTNTIARALKSIEDTYKSTPQWDKIYSKVCQKAILYAILDQDATYKKYIEPNWKDLKVYYNASQFWSFAYFWKRAVPEQLHPYLEGKFMGNIINNHGPLLKMYYSYGDGNPPKGEIEDIYSSMEKAKKNQWGSFGQYDFISEGDSPAFLHLIDVGLNNLENPQDGGWGGRLVQSEKTPSRWEDGKAAADFNPYTQKMDDAFAQTRWIPAIQNDFAARADWCIKDFKHANHAPKVMVNGNRRAAFRLLVIGGQKITLKAKTSDPDGNKVSLKFWQYKEVGTCKEEASITQNGNSADITVPASAKSGDTIHIIVEAEDNGSPALTRYQRVILKVK, from the coding sequence ATGAGAAAAAACGTTTTGCTCTTGTGTGCTATTTTTATTTGGGGGGCGAATATCGGTTTTACCCAAAGTCCCAAACCGCGTACCATCGTCACAACCGACGGAGAATTGGATGATGTAGATTCCTTTATACGAATGTTACTTTATTCCAATGAATATAAGGTGGAAGGCTTGATTGTCAGCAGTTCACAATGGCATTATAAAGGCGATGGCAAAGGGACGAAGTTTACGTCCGAAATGGAAATGACCAAAAAGATGTACGGCGAACGTACCGAACTCCGTTGGCCAGGTGAGCAGTGGATTTACGATTTGGTGGACGCCTACGGAAAAGTATATCCGAACCTTATCAAACATTCAAAGGATTTTCCAACGCATAAATATCTTAGAGACAGAATCCGCATCGGAAACATTGATTTTGAAGGAGAAATGGCCAAAGACACGCCTGGTTCTGACTTTATCAAAGCTAAACTATTGGATGATGACATGACACCGCTTTACTTACAAGTATGGGGAGGGACAAATACCATTGCTCGGGCATTGAAAAGCATTGAAGATACCTATAAATCAACGCCTCAATGGGATAAAATTTATAGTAAAGTTTGCCAAAAAGCCATTCTTTACGCGATTCTTGACCAAGATGCTACTTACAAAAAATACATCGAACCCAATTGGAAAGATCTCAAAGTGTATTACAATGCAAGCCAATTTTGGAGTTTTGCCTACTTTTGGAAAAGAGCTGTGCCTGAGCAGCTTCACCCATATTTAGAGGGTAAGTTTATGGGAAATATCATCAATAACCACGGCCCGCTCCTCAAAATGTACTACAGCTACGGCGATGGAAATCCTCCCAAAGGTGAAATTGAAGACATTTACAGCAGTATGGAAAAGGCCAAAAAGAACCAATGGGGGAGTTTTGGGCAATATGACTTTATTTCAGAAGGCGATTCTCCAGCCTTTTTACACTTGATAGACGTGGGTTTGAATAACCTCGAAAACCCACAAGATGGCGGTTGGGGCGGCCGTTTGGTTCAGTCAGAGAAAACACCGAGCCGTTGGGAAGATGGCAAAGCAGCAGCAGATTTTAATCCTTATACCCAAAAAATGGATGATGCTTTTGCCCAAACTCGCTGGATTCCCGCCATTCAAAACGATTTTGCTGCTCGTGCCGATTGGTGTATTAAAGACTTTAAACATGCCAATCATGCTCCAAAGGTAATGGTTAATGGTAATCGGCGGGCGGCGTTCCGCTTATTGGTTATTGGTGGTCAGAAAATTACTTTAAAAGCCAAAACCTCTGACCCTGACGGCAATAAAGTTTCGTTGAAGTTTTGGCAATACAAAGAAGTGGGGACTTGTAAAGAAGAAGCCTCAATTACTCAAAATGGTAATAGTGCTGATATCACAGTTCCAGCATCTGCAAAAAGCGGCGACACCATTCACATCATCGTTGAGGCCGAAGACAATGGCTCGCCAGCATTAACAAGGTATCAGCGAGTGATTTTGAAAGTCAAATAA
- a CDS encoding MarR family winged helix-turn-helix transcriptional regulator yields the protein MKKLTTSFFYNLEKTVKIYRQFFQNQFKINGFDITLDQWLILNTVAENPDCTQNDIAEKVFKDKASVTRIIELLVQNGFLERDIHPTNRRMFQLTITEKGLETIEKLTELVPQIRQKALEGIEPASVSAAQEMLAMIVKNCIPTSS from the coding sequence ATGAAAAAATTAACGACCTCCTTTTTCTACAATTTAGAAAAAACCGTCAAAATCTATCGTCAGTTTTTTCAAAACCAGTTCAAAATCAACGGGTTTGACATTACGCTTGACCAATGGTTGATTTTAAATACAGTCGCCGAAAATCCTGACTGTACCCAAAATGACATTGCCGAGAAAGTCTTCAAAGACAAAGCTTCGGTGACTCGGATTATTGAATTATTGGTTCAAAATGGTTTTTTAGAGCGTGACATTCATCCCACCAATCGGCGGATGTTTCAACTCACCATTACTGAAAAAGGGCTTGAAACCATCGAAAAATTGACGGAATTAGTACCCCAAATTCGTCAAAAAGCCCTTGAAGGAATTGAGCCAGCGTCGGTTTCGGCAGCCCAAGAAATGCTGGCAATGATTGTTAAGAACTGTATTCCAACTTCATCATAA